In Drosophila willistoni isolate 14030-0811.24 chromosome XR unlocalized genomic scaffold, UCI_dwil_1.1 Seg144, whole genome shotgun sequence, one DNA window encodes the following:
- the LOC124460678 gene encoding cysteine and histidine-rich protein 1-B-like — protein MAEEQVNDDALVPEENNPHGDVTNGDAVVPEENNPHGDVTIGDAVVPDENNPYGDVAIGDAVVPDENNPYGDIPIVAIGDAVVPDVNNLYGDLTLDELRNIPVPKIMVLRENGEGLCRLEERTLDLMKCSRCKRVPMEEIFQCMNGHIICAGCFLIRTENNMVGDGVPNMVDARQFNCPTCFIFMDPNEPIRNLLAECIISQVEAVCQRCGDEVIISELREHFITSCRQSLVNCYYWRVGCKWIGALSEVDTHESICASANNSESQVTKALLEREARSNVTLEQYARLQRLLQDRFLVICNLRLMAIPEGTGLNEFITVDQIFAHGSWWVVLLMRQDEGNISRILFKLQLHTPPSNPIQVSYCLINSNCSLVNIEPNVCEDVVFEPTALDGPERVLYRNTKEATDDLLYERGLYLRMLMGLPTINVEQMI, from the exons ATGGCGGAGGAACAGGTTAACGACGACGCACTG GTTCCAGAAGAAAACAATCCGCATGGGGATGTAACTAATGGCGACGCAGTTGTTCCAGAAGAAAACAATCCGCATGGGGATGTAACTATTGGCGACGCCGTGGTTCCAGACGAAAACAATCCGTATGGGGATGTAGCAATTGGCGACGCCGTGGTTCCAGACGAAAACAATCCGTATGGGGACATCCCCATCGTCGCAATTGGCGACGCCGTGGTTCCAGACGTAAACAATCTGTATGGAGATCTTACACTTGACGAACTTAGGAATATACCCGTACCTAAAATAATGGTCCTACGCGAAAATGGCGAGGGACTTTGCAGACTAGAGGAAAGAACATTGGACCTGATGAAGTGCTCGAGGTGCAAGCGTGTACCTATGGAGGAGATATTTCAATGCATGAATGGTCATATCATATGCGCCGGCTGTTTTTTGATCCGAACTGAGAACAATATGGTGGGAGACGGTGTACCGAACATGGTGGATGCCAGGCAATTCAACTGCCCCACGTGCTTTATTTTCATGGATCCAAATGAACCCATTCGCAATCTCTTGGCGGAGTGCATTATAAGTCAGGTTGAAGCGGTCTGTCAGCGATGTGGAGATGAGGTAATCATATCGGAGTTGCGCGAACACTTTATTACCTCATGTCGTCAGAGTTTAGTGAACTGCTATTATTGGCGTGTTGGCTGTAAATGGATTGGCGCCTTGTCGGAAGTCGACACCCACGAGAGTATCTGTGCGTCGGCTAATAATAGTGAAAGCCAAGTTACGAAGGCTCTGCTCGAACGCGAAGCTAGGTCTAATGTGACCTTAGAGCAATATGCTCGTCTCCAACGTCTTTTACAGGATAGATTTCTTGTAATATGTAATTTGCGATTGATGGCAATTCCCGAAGGCACTGGTTTAAATGAATTCATAACAGTGGATCAAATTTTCGCACATGGTTCATGGTGGGTCGTGCTTTTAATGCGCCAAGATGAGGGCAACATATCACGCATCTTGTTCAAGCTGCAGCTTCATACACCACCGAGCAATCCGATACAGGTGTCTTATTGCCTAATTAACAGCAACTGTTCTCTGGTCAACATTGAGCCAAATGTTTGTGAGGACGTAGTGTTTGAGCCGACAGCTCTTGACGGCCCCGAACGAGTTCTTTACCGAAATACCAAGGAAGCCACAGATGACTTATTGTATGAACGTGGTCTATATCTACGAATGCTTATGGGACTCCCTACCATAAATGTTGAACAAAtgatttaa
- the LOC6638705 gene encoding cilia- and flagella-associated protein 299 — translation MEDYSILKYATYAEYLASFPRIEDHRYLQDVPTIDKLTKLGYRTMTTVYDEGEFYRAKLIMESSAAPKVTSKMIYSMYLTGDDAVLQALAKREKPNVLQEISTIIYMQVRRCNGFDISGYIDYEMSLRQANMCLPGAVDWRAIFEGQKLLCPRITDLGFYDWRTGDVFDTSNDNYQVVCHPVYGMYFMHKGDHKIIPVTTRPNPHSDNVTRTVFQSPLYNFVVLYDHGVRKKI, via the exons ATGGAGGACTATAGTATACTGAAGTACGCCACTTATGCGGAATATTTGGCGTCCTTTCCGAGAATCGAGGACCATCGTTATTTGCAGGATGTACCAACAATCGACAAATTAACCAAATTAGGTTATCGCACCATGACAACGGTTTACGATGAAGGTGAATTTTATCGTGCCAAACTCATTATGGAAAGTTCTGCTGCCCCAAAGGTTACATCAAAAATGATTTATAGCATGTACCTAACTGGCGATGATGCAGTGCTCCAGGCATTGGCAAAGCGCGAGAAGCCAAATGTGCTTCAGGAAATATCG ACCATAATCTATATGCAAGTACGCCGATGCAATGGATTTGATATATCTGGTTATATTGACTACGAAATGAGTTTGCGCCAGGCCAACATGTGTTTGCCAGGAGCAGTCGATTGGCGAGCCATTTTCGAGGGACAGAAGCTACTGTGTCCAAGGATAACCGATCTTGGTTTCTATGATTGGCGCACGGGCGATGTGTTTGACACCTCGAATGATAACTATCAGGTGGTCTGCCATCCCGTTTATGGCATGTACTTTATGCACAAGGGCGATCATAAGATCATTCCGGTCACCACCAGGCCCAATCCTCACTCTGACAATGTGACGCGAACTGTTTTCCAATCCCCCTTATACAATTTCGTTGTCTTATACGATCATGGCGTTCGCAAAAAGATATAA